A genomic region of Rhodothermales bacterium contains the following coding sequences:
- a CDS encoding isoaspartyl peptidase/L-asparaginase: MHSGVFALDPGPAVLVHGGAWDIPADETTAHLQGMEAALQEARRVVEEAGDALSAAVAAVSHMEACGVFDAGAGSVLTRNGLVQMDAGVMTGEDLAFGAVAAVSRLRHPIRAAALLRDAGHGQVRLMTGSFAETFLSAHGAEVCDPESLVHPRERERWDRLREEAGFHTSHAFQTPMPRGTVGCVVRDHQGRLAAATSTGGTPFRPEGRVGDSPLPGSGYYADHSAAASGTGWGEAIAAAGLCGRAVEQVARGAAPEAAVLDELTRLRDRIRNPQGDHATAGIILLTAEGDGAWAYNTPRMARAGWSPGSGAWSKLEFRSKTD; the protein is encoded by the coding sequence ATGCATTCCGGCGTATTTGCTCTTGATCCCGGTCCCGCCGTGCTGGTGCACGGAGGTGCCTGGGACATTCCCGCCGATGAAACCACGGCCCACCTGCAGGGCATGGAAGCTGCGCTGCAGGAGGCTCGCCGCGTTGTGGAAGAGGCGGGCGATGCCCTCTCTGCTGCCGTCGCGGCCGTCAGTCACATGGAGGCTTGCGGCGTGTTTGATGCGGGAGCGGGGTCCGTCCTGACACGAAACGGCCTCGTCCAGATGGATGCGGGGGTGATGACGGGAGAGGATCTCGCATTTGGAGCGGTGGCTGCGGTGTCCCGGTTGCGGCATCCGATCCGCGCGGCTGCGCTATTGCGCGACGCCGGACACGGTCAGGTGAGACTCATGACGGGCTCATTTGCCGAGACCTTCCTGTCAGCCCACGGAGCCGAAGTGTGCGACCCGGAGTCGCTGGTTCACCCGCGCGAACGAGAGCGCTGGGACCGCCTTCGGGAGGAGGCGGGTTTCCACACTTCACACGCCTTCCAGACGCCCATGCCTCGTGGCACGGTGGGTTGTGTGGTTCGGGACCACCAGGGCCGCCTGGCTGCCGCGACGTCCACGGGCGGCACGCCGTTCCGCCCGGAGGGCCGGGTTGGGGATTCTCCGCTTCCGGGTAGCGGGTACTACGCCGATCACTCGGCTGCCGCCAGCGGCACGGGGTGGGGTGAGGCCATCGCCGCGGCAGGCCTGTGCGGGAGGGCCGTGGAGCAGGTCGCGCGCGGCGCAGCTCCGGAGGCCGCCGTCCTGGACGAGTTGACGCGGCTGAGGGACCGGATTCGCAATCCCCAGGGTGATCACGCCACCGCAGGAATCATTTTGCTGACCGCGGAGGGAGACGGGGCCTGGGCATACAATACGCCGCGCATGGCCCGTGCAGGCTGGTCTCCGGGATCCGGGGCCTGGAGCAAGCTGGAGTTTCGTTCAAAGACCGACTGA
- a CDS encoding MFS transporter: MTDRTLTRPWFWIPTLYFAEGLPYVIVMTVSVVMYSNLGIGNAEVTLYTGWLYLPWVIKPLWSPFVDLIRTKRFWVVSMQLLIGAGLAGVALTLPGDNFFRYSLAFLWLLAFSSATHDIAADGFYMLGLSQGEQSFFVGIRSTFYRLAMLTGQGLLVILAGYLEQSTGNIPLAWSIVFLILAGSFVALAAWHFFAMPRPAEDVPTQAESAGNVWRGFLETFASFFRKPGIGLILAFLLLYRFAEAQLVKVAPLFLVGDVAEGGLGLSTQEFGFVYGTVGLASLTVGGILGGIVASRSGLKAWLWWMVAAINLPNIVYVLLAFTQPDSFIAVNIAVAIEQFGYGFGFTAYMLYMIYVADGPQKTSHFAICTGFMALGMMIPGMFSGAIQEWIGYDWFFVWVLIATIPGFIVAGLVPLDAEFGKKEAT, translated from the coding sequence ATGACTGATCGCACCCTGACCCGTCCGTGGTTCTGGATTCCCACGCTCTACTTTGCGGAGGGACTCCCGTACGTGATCGTCATGACCGTGTCGGTCGTGATGTACAGCAACCTGGGCATCGGAAATGCCGAGGTCACGCTCTACACGGGATGGCTGTACCTGCCGTGGGTCATCAAGCCCCTGTGGAGCCCCTTCGTGGATCTGATCCGCACCAAGCGCTTCTGGGTCGTGTCCATGCAGCTGTTGATCGGGGCGGGACTGGCCGGCGTGGCCCTGACGCTGCCGGGAGACAACTTCTTCCGCTACAGCCTGGCGTTCCTCTGGCTGCTGGCGTTCAGCTCGGCCACCCACGACATCGCGGCCGACGGCTTCTACATGCTTGGCCTCTCGCAGGGCGAGCAATCGTTTTTTGTGGGGATCCGCTCGACCTTTTATCGCCTGGCCATGCTGACGGGCCAGGGATTGCTTGTGATCCTGGCAGGGTACCTGGAGCAGTCAACCGGCAACATTCCGCTTGCCTGGTCCATCGTGTTTCTGATTCTGGCCGGTTCATTCGTGGCTCTGGCGGCCTGGCACTTCTTTGCGATGCCGCGTCCCGCCGAGGACGTTCCGACACAGGCGGAGTCGGCCGGCAACGTCTGGCGCGGATTCCTGGAGACGTTCGCAAGCTTCTTCCGCAAGCCGGGCATCGGCCTCATCCTGGCCTTTCTGTTGCTGTACCGTTTCGCGGAGGCGCAGTTGGTAAAGGTGGCTCCGCTGTTTCTTGTGGGCGATGTGGCCGAGGGGGGACTGGGCCTTTCCACCCAGGAGTTCGGCTTTGTGTATGGCACGGTCGGTCTGGCTTCGCTGACGGTCGGCGGCATCCTGGGCGGCATCGTGGCCTCCCGCAGCGGGTTGAAGGCCTGGCTGTGGTGGATGGTGGCAGCCATCAACCTGCCGAACATCGTGTATGTACTTCTGGCCTTTACCCAGCCGGACAGCTTCATCGCGGTCAATATCGCGGTGGCCATCGAGCAGTTCGGATACGGCTTCGGATTCACTGCCTACATGCTGTACATGATCTATGTGGCAGACGGGCCGCAGAAGACGAGTCATTTTGCGATCTGCACGGGCTTCATGGCGCTCGGAATGATGATTCCCGGCATGTTCAGCGGTGCCATCCAGGAGTGGATCGGTTACGACTGGTTCTTCGTCTGGGTGCTGATTGCCACGATCCCCGGATTCATTGTGGCCGGTCTCGTGCCGCTGGACGCAGAGTTCGGCAAGAAGGAGGCGACCTGA
- a CDS encoding threonylcarbamoyl-AMP synthase, which translates to MSRKTIITDDVQEAAAIIRGGGLVAFPTETVFGLGADATQAQAVDAVFAAKGRPADNPLIVHLSDAADLASVSRSHSASASRLLEVFAPGPLTVVVPADERLAPGVTAGLGTVGVRIPAHPTALALIRAAQVPVAAPSANRSGRPSATTWQAAAEELHGRVDAVLRGERSGVGIESTVVDCVVDPPAILRAGGISLESLRSVIAGVQARGDREQASPGTRHPHYAPRARVRIVEGARPDASAAWVGMVTPPTGYAMQLVVESERQYAHELYDFFRQVDAAGLAEVHCQLPPEGGLGTALRDRIRRAAEAAG; encoded by the coding sequence GTGTCACGCAAGACGATCATCACGGACGATGTCCAGGAGGCCGCCGCAATCATCCGCGGCGGTGGCCTTGTGGCCTTTCCCACGGAAACCGTGTTCGGCCTTGGAGCCGATGCGACGCAGGCGCAGGCTGTCGATGCGGTCTTTGCCGCGAAGGGTCGTCCTGCCGACAACCCGTTGATTGTGCATCTGTCTGATGCGGCGGACCTGGCCTCGGTGTCTCGCAGTCATTCCGCCTCTGCATCCCGGCTATTGGAAGTCTTTGCCCCAGGGCCTCTTACGGTGGTGGTGCCGGCCGATGAGCGGCTGGCTCCGGGTGTAACGGCGGGTCTGGGCACGGTGGGCGTGCGCATCCCGGCTCACCCGACTGCGCTGGCTCTCATTCGTGCGGCCCAGGTGCCGGTGGCCGCACCGTCCGCCAACCGGTCGGGTCGTCCGAGCGCGACGACGTGGCAGGCCGCCGCCGAAGAACTGCACGGGCGGGTGGACGCCGTTTTGCGTGGGGAGCGATCCGGTGTGGGTATTGAGTCTACGGTGGTGGACTGCGTCGTGGATCCTCCTGCGATCCTTCGAGCCGGGGGCATCAGCCTGGAGTCTCTGCGTTCGGTCATCGCAGGTGTCCAGGCGCGCGGGGATCGCGAACAGGCCAGCCCGGGCACACGGCATCCCCACTACGCGCCACGTGCGCGTGTACGGATCGTCGAGGGTGCGCGCCCCGATGCGAGCGCGGCCTGGGTAGGTATGGTGACTCCCCCGACTGGCTACGCCATGCAGCTCGTCGTCGAGTCCGAGCGGCAGTACGCCCACGAGCTATATGACTTCTTCCGGCAGGTGGACGCGGCAGGCCTCGCCGAAGTGCACTGTCAGCTTCCTCCCGAGGGCGGGTTGGGCACGGCACTTCGGGACCGGATACGTCGGGCCGCCGAGGCCGCGGGTTGA
- a CDS encoding efflux RND transporter permease subunit — protein sequence MNLPELAMKRPVTTMMVFVCMVVIGLISSRLVPLELFPEVSAPFLNINIPYPGSTPEEVEREITRPAEEVLATVPGLKRLNSNSGQSGANIFMEFDWGADTDLKAIQVRERLDAVRDQFPADVERMFVQRFNMADAPILQLRLSSERDLSGAYELLDRKLKQVLERVEGVSQVELYGVNRREVRIELLADRVAAHRVDLQMLLGQLQTANFSVTAGRITDGPRRYLIRPLGEIRTADEVRDLVIRRDGLRLGDVAEVTLDDPELDHGRHLNRRYAVGLDVRKEAGANTVAVSDRIKVALEEVGEDPDMAGISIYFMGNAADGITSSLTDLLESGAWGGLFALIVLFFFLRRLSTTLVVTLAVPISILVTVGALYFLGFSLNILSMMGLMLAVGMLVDNAVVVTENIHRHQRMDPGNPMQATLRGVKEVALAVTAGTLTTAIVFLPMIVSQADEVTLFLKHVAVSINVSLVVSLLISLTVVPLLASRLKPPPETAKASSIDWLTERYATLLDRLLRKPKLAAAVVVGTLLSVAIPASLVNMDFFPDNEGEREIEIIYNIQGQYTVEEVEKVVDEMEEYLFANKERFEIKDVYSFYTGNYAESDLLLDPDSDTDIEVLEERIREGFPKLALARPAFDWSSGITGENLRVLLHGESSEKLVELSREVAEMFDRMEGFKDVRSQAEIDDQEIQVVVDRDRARIHGLSTQAVAQTVSTAMRGQNLRRIRTPEGEVDLRIEFQDRDQRSMDDLRNLPLQTADQEQVRLAALADFQSRKARRGINRENRVTSMGVILFLDGITQDEGYARIRQTMERMELPPGYGWGYGSRFDDEAQSQQIMLVNLLMALVLIYLVMASLFESLIHPAAIWTSIIFAIVGVFWFFLATGTTFQIMAWIGILVLIGVVVNNGIVLIDHINHLRSEGLERHEAIVQAGRDRMRPIIMTAATTVLGLVPLCLGTTQIGGDGPPYFPMARAIVGGLTFSTLVTLVILPAIYVFLDDVRRWGVRTAREARVQQGGIR from the coding sequence ATGAACCTGCCAGAACTCGCCATGAAGCGCCCGGTGACCACCATGATGGTCTTCGTGTGCATGGTTGTCATCGGCCTCATCTCGAGCCGATTGGTTCCGCTGGAGCTGTTTCCTGAGGTCTCGGCGCCGTTTCTGAACATCAATATTCCATACCCGGGCTCAACACCCGAGGAGGTGGAACGGGAAATCACGCGTCCGGCGGAAGAGGTCCTGGCCACGGTGCCCGGCCTGAAGCGCCTGAACTCGAACTCAGGACAGTCCGGCGCGAACATCTTCATGGAGTTCGACTGGGGCGCCGACACCGATCTGAAGGCGATCCAGGTTCGCGAACGACTGGATGCGGTCAGGGATCAATTCCCGGCCGATGTGGAGCGCATGTTCGTGCAGCGTTTCAACATGGCGGACGCTCCGATTCTGCAGCTGAGACTGTCCTCCGAACGAGACCTCTCCGGCGCGTACGAACTCCTGGATCGCAAGCTGAAGCAGGTGCTGGAGCGCGTGGAAGGCGTCTCACAGGTGGAGTTGTACGGTGTGAATCGCCGTGAAGTCCGCATCGAGCTGCTTGCCGACCGTGTAGCCGCGCACCGCGTGGATCTGCAGATGCTGCTGGGGCAACTGCAGACCGCCAACTTCTCTGTGACTGCCGGGCGGATTACGGACGGCCCGAGGCGTTATCTGATTCGTCCGCTGGGAGAGATCCGTACGGCTGATGAGGTTCGGGACCTGGTCATTCGCAGGGACGGTCTGCGACTGGGCGATGTGGCCGAGGTCACGCTGGATGATCCGGAACTGGATCACGGTCGACACCTCAACCGCCGGTACGCGGTGGGGCTCGACGTCCGCAAGGAGGCCGGTGCGAACACAGTGGCCGTATCCGATCGCATCAAGGTCGCGCTCGAGGAGGTTGGGGAAGATCCCGACATGGCCGGGATCTCCATCTATTTCATGGGCAACGCGGCCGACGGCATTACCTCTTCGCTGACGGATCTGCTCGAGTCCGGAGCCTGGGGTGGCCTTTTTGCACTCATCGTGCTCTTCTTCTTCCTCCGGCGTCTGTCCACCACGCTCGTGGTGACGCTGGCGGTGCCGATCTCCATCCTCGTGACGGTCGGCGCGCTCTACTTTCTGGGCTTCTCGCTCAATATCCTGAGCATGATGGGCCTCATGCTGGCGGTCGGCATGCTGGTGGACAACGCCGTCGTGGTGACGGAGAACATCCATCGTCATCAACGCATGGACCCGGGCAACCCGATGCAGGCCACCTTGCGCGGAGTGAAGGAAGTCGCTCTCGCCGTCACGGCGGGCACGCTGACGACGGCGATTGTCTTCCTGCCCATGATTGTGAGTCAGGCTGACGAGGTCACGCTCTTCCTCAAGCATGTGGCGGTCTCCATCAACGTGTCCTTGGTGGTATCGCTGTTGATTTCGCTGACGGTCGTGCCGCTGCTAGCGTCACGGCTGAAGCCTCCGCCGGAAACCGCCAAGGCGAGTTCCATCGACTGGCTGACCGAGCGCTATGCCACACTGCTGGATCGCCTGCTGCGCAAGCCGAAGCTCGCCGCCGCCGTGGTGGTGGGTACGCTGCTCAGTGTGGCGATCCCCGCATCGCTCGTGAACATGGACTTCTTCCCCGACAATGAAGGGGAGCGGGAAATCGAGATCATCTACAACATCCAGGGCCAGTACACGGTCGAGGAGGTGGAGAAGGTGGTCGACGAGATGGAGGAGTATCTCTTTGCCAACAAGGAGCGCTTCGAGATCAAGGATGTCTACAGCTTCTACACCGGCAACTACGCGGAGTCAGATCTGCTGCTGGATCCGGACAGCGACACGGACATCGAGGTCCTGGAAGAGCGCATCCGGGAGGGTTTCCCCAAGCTGGCGCTGGCCCGTCCGGCCTTCGACTGGTCCTCCGGCATCACGGGAGAGAATCTCCGCGTGCTGCTGCACGGAGAGTCGAGCGAAAAACTGGTCGAACTCTCGCGCGAGGTGGCGGAGATGTTTGATCGCATGGAGGGCTTCAAGGACGTGCGTTCGCAGGCCGAGATTGACGACCAGGAAATCCAGGTGGTCGTGGACCGGGACCGGGCGCGCATTCACGGGTTGAGCACGCAGGCGGTGGCCCAGACCGTATCCACGGCAATGCGTGGGCAGAACCTGCGTCGCATTCGCACGCCGGAAGGCGAAGTGGACCTGCGCATCGAGTTTCAGGACCGGGACCAGCGCTCTATGGATGACCTTCGGAATCTGCCGCTGCAGACGGCGGACCAGGAGCAGGTTCGTCTGGCGGCGCTCGCAGATTTCCAGTCCCGGAAGGCGCGACGCGGCATCAACCGCGAGAACAGGGTGACCTCCATGGGCGTGATCCTCTTCCTGGACGGCATCACGCAGGATGAGGGGTACGCGCGCATTCGTCAGACCATGGAACGCATGGAGCTGCCGCCGGGCTACGGCTGGGGGTACGGCAGTCGCTTCGACGACGAGGCGCAGAGCCAACAGATCATGCTGGTCAATCTGCTCATGGCGCTGGTCCTCATTTATCTGGTGATGGCCTCCCTGTTCGAAAGCCTGATCCACCCGGCAGCCATTTGGACGTCCATCATCTTTGCGATTGTGGGTGTGTTCTGGTTCTTCCTGGCCACCGGCACCACGTTCCAGATTATGGCCTGGATCGGCATTCTGGTACTGATCGGGGTGGTTGTCAACAACGGCATCGTGCTGATAGATCACATCAACCACCTGCGGTCCGAGGGCCTGGAGCGTCACGAGGCCATTGTGCAGGCCGGCCGGGACCGCATGCGGCCCATCATCATGACGGCAGCGACTACGGTGCTCGGCCTGGTCCCTTTGTGCCTGGGCACCACCCAGATCGGAGGTGACGGTCCGCCGTACTTCCCGATGGCCCGGGCCATTGTGGGTGGGCTGACATTCTCGACGCTCGTCACGCTGGTCATCCTGCCGGCGATCTATGTCTTCCTGGACGATGTGCGTCGCTGGGGCGTGCGGACGGCGCGGGAAGCACGGGTCCAGCAGGGCGGCATCCGCTGA
- a CDS encoding phosphatase PAP2 family protein translates to MRLVLPLILLLQVAGQARGQAPNDPFRFVVWPVEDVRALTGSVSTRTVIAVTGAAAIVGVSARFDDQFAGPARRWDGSPVLRVAQELGHARAMRPALAVLFLGSLMQNDTRLQDASFTGLEAVIVANLVTNSFKAAFGRSRPYEGDGSRRFAPFSGHRSFPSGHATTAFAALTPFARYYGGVPAVVLYGAAAATAFSRMAIGVHWFSDVLAGSAIGFATASALTRLHRGRIRLSAGPGGAVLAVRL, encoded by the coding sequence GTGCGTCTCGTTCTGCCGCTCATACTGCTGCTTCAGGTTGCCGGCCAGGCCCGCGGTCAGGCGCCCAACGATCCGTTTCGATTTGTGGTCTGGCCGGTCGAGGATGTGCGAGCGCTGACCGGCAGCGTGTCAACGCGGACGGTGATTGCGGTGACCGGAGCGGCAGCGATTGTCGGGGTGTCCGCACGATTCGACGATCAGTTTGCCGGACCCGCCCGGCGTTGGGACGGCAGTCCGGTGCTGCGCGTCGCGCAGGAACTCGGGCATGCACGTGCCATGCGACCCGCGCTGGCCGTCCTGTTTCTGGGGTCCCTGATGCAAAATGATACACGCCTCCAGGACGCCTCTTTCACCGGATTGGAAGCGGTGATCGTTGCCAACCTGGTCACCAACTCGTTCAAGGCCGCCTTTGGGCGCTCGCGGCCCTACGAGGGTGACGGATCGCGGCGGTTCGCCCCGTTTTCGGGCCACCGATCATTTCCCTCCGGCCATGCGACCACTGCATTCGCGGCGCTGACGCCATTCGCCAGGTATTATGGTGGTGTGCCGGCGGTGGTGCTGTACGGTGCGGCGGCGGCCACCGCATTCTCCCGGATGGCCATTGGTGTGCACTGGTTCTCCGACGTCCTGGCCGGCAGCGCCATCGGCTTTGCGACCGCCAGCGCACTGACGCGACTGCACCGTGGGCGGATCCGGCTGAGCGCGGGGCCGGGCGGAGCGGTGCTTGCGGTGCGACTGTGA
- a CDS encoding family 10 glycosylhydrolase, with protein sequence MLRVLAGLALVSVVLGSGCAPAAEVMRFTTAPMPTVEPPEAPREFRAAWIATVANIDWPSEPGLSADSQRAELRGMLDRAVELSLNAVVFQVRPMADALYPSGLEPWSIYLTGQAGGDPGYDPLALAIEEAHARGLELHAWFNPFRAGHPTHEGAYDSSHVSVTQPAWVHDYGVFKWMDPGIPEVRDHSLSVMLDVVRRYDIDGVHMDDYFYPYAALDSTGAEIPFPDSIAWRASGFNGSLSDWRRSNVDTFVETLYDAVKAVRPEVKVGISPFGIWRPGYPEGVTGFDQYEGLYADARKWLREGWVDYYTPQLYWAMDSQGQPYAALLDWWTGENIHNRHLWPGNYASRVILEGSAYWEPEELVRQVRHTRQVQQATGNVHFSMKALMPGTGQGSLLRDSVYTGPALVPATTWLGGATPDVPIPSWDGDVLLLDPGTTDPAVWHVREWRDTWSIRVVPGAVRRLIFDGTPPTYVVVSAVSPLGLESAPAWAIRRVPVE encoded by the coding sequence ATGCTGCGTGTCCTGGCCGGCCTGGCCCTCGTCTCCGTGGTGCTGGGGTCCGGCTGTGCGCCCGCCGCCGAGGTCATGCGCTTCACGACCGCACCGATGCCGACTGTCGAGCCGCCGGAGGCGCCACGGGAGTTCAGGGCGGCCTGGATCGCGACGGTCGCCAATATCGACTGGCCATCAGAACCCGGCCTCTCGGCGGACAGTCAGCGCGCCGAACTTAGAGGCATGCTCGATCGCGCAGTCGAGTTGTCCCTGAACGCCGTCGTGTTTCAGGTCAGGCCGATGGCCGATGCGCTGTATCCGTCCGGGTTGGAGCCCTGGTCGATCTATCTCACCGGACAGGCCGGGGGAGATCCGGGGTACGATCCGCTCGCACTGGCCATCGAGGAGGCCCACGCCCGCGGGCTGGAATTGCATGCCTGGTTCAACCCGTTCCGGGCCGGCCATCCTACGCATGAAGGAGCCTACGATTCGTCCCATGTGTCCGTAACGCAGCCGGCATGGGTGCACGACTACGGGGTCTTCAAGTGGATGGATCCTGGCATTCCGGAGGTCCGGGATCACAGTCTGTCCGTGATGCTGGACGTCGTGCGGCGCTACGACATCGACGGCGTACACATGGACGACTACTTCTACCCGTACGCCGCGCTTGATTCCACCGGGGCCGAGATTCCCTTCCCGGACTCCATCGCGTGGCGGGCGAGCGGGTTCAATGGTTCGCTGTCGGACTGGCGGCGCAGTAATGTGGATACGTTCGTGGAGACGCTCTACGATGCCGTCAAGGCCGTGCGCCCCGAAGTCAAGGTGGGTATCAGCCCCTTCGGCATCTGGCGTCCCGGCTATCCGGAAGGTGTGACGGGTTTCGACCAGTATGAAGGGCTGTACGCCGACGCGAGGAAGTGGCTGCGCGAGGGTTGGGTGGACTACTACACGCCGCAGCTGTACTGGGCGATGGACTCGCAGGGCCAGCCATACGCCGCGCTGCTGGACTGGTGGACCGGAGAAAACATCCACAACCGCCACCTGTGGCCCGGCAACTATGCGAGCCGCGTCATTCTCGAGGGATCGGCCTACTGGGAGCCGGAGGAACTGGTGCGTCAGGTCAGGCACACACGACAAGTACAGCAGGCCACGGGGAACGTGCATTTCAGCATGAAAGCCCTCATGCCCGGCACCGGGCAGGGCAGCCTGCTCAGAGACAGTGTGTATACCGGTCCCGCCCTTGTGCCGGCCACCACCTGGTTGGGAGGCGCCACCCCGGACGTGCCGATTCCCTCTTGGGATGGCGATGTGCTCCTGCTGGATCCGGGCACCACCGACCCCGCCGTCTGGCATGTGCGCGAGTGGCGCGACACGTGGTCCATACGCGTGGTGCCTGGTGCCGTCCGTCGCCTGATCTTTGACGGCACTCCTCCGACCTACGTGGTCGTGTCAGCGGTGTCCCCGCTGGGCCTGGAGTCGGCACCAGCCTGGGCGATTCGCCGGGTGCCCGTTGAGTAG
- a CDS encoding lysoplasmalogenase: protein MTVPLLSILALMSLVVLLRAYRIEYDAVVYAAKPLTLLAIGLIAYFSWPPVSTMYQKAILVGLAGALLGDVLLMLPKDRFLAGLAAFLITHVAYGAAFVSRLELIPVLPFLPYTVASLFVLRLLWPHTKGVRFPVALYTIALAAMASLAFGVAMTVGGASAWFAAAGAALFVLSDAALAFDRFVGAFGAARTVILTTYFAGQWLIALSVGL from the coding sequence ATGACCGTCCCTCTGCTTTCGATTCTGGCCCTCATGAGCCTGGTCGTTCTCCTGCGTGCGTACCGGATCGAATACGATGCCGTGGTCTACGCGGCAAAACCGCTGACGCTGCTCGCCATCGGCCTGATTGCCTACTTCAGCTGGCCGCCGGTCTCCACGATGTATCAGAAGGCGATTCTCGTTGGTCTCGCGGGGGCTCTTCTGGGCGATGTGCTCCTGATGCTCCCGAAGGATCGCTTTCTCGCGGGGCTGGCTGCGTTTCTGATCACGCACGTCGCGTACGGAGCCGCGTTCGTCTCCCGACTGGAGCTGATTCCTGTGCTGCCGTTCCTGCCGTACACGGTAGCCTCCCTGTTTGTGCTGCGTCTGCTGTGGCCGCACACCAAGGGCGTGCGCTTTCCGGTCGCGCTGTACACGATCGCGCTCGCCGCCATGGCCTCGCTTGCATTCGGAGTGGCCATGACCGTTGGTGGTGCTTCCGCCTGGTTCGCGGCGGCGGGTGCAGCCCTGTTTGTGCTGAGCGATGCGGCGTTGGCGTTCGACCGGTTCGTAGGGGCCTTCGGCGCGGCTCGTACGGTGATACTGACCACCTATTTCGCCGGCCAGTGGCTGATTGCCCTCTCAGTCGGTCTTTGA